One window of the Pseudobdellovibrionaceae bacterium genome contains the following:
- a CDS encoding MFS transporter yields the protein MLEKPTSVSHRVLIVNTIAFTICFAAWMLNGVLVTFLASNQVYPWGPVEIGWLMGIPVLTGAIFRLPAGILTDKFGGKPVFASLLFMTSIPLFLLSKADSFWTFALCSFGFGLTGVGFSIGIAFTSVWYPKKNQGTALGIFGAGNAGAAITTLFGPTLLNRLTDNGANLDGWRQLPVIYAAAMILMGVIFVILAVNRKPEVKAKSVGELLAPLKEIRVWRFGLYYFLVFGCFVAFSQWLVPYFVNVYFMSLVTAGILASLFSFPSGVIRALGGWMSDKWGPRVVMYWVLGTSVVCSFLLIVPKMEIYSPGRGVMAREAGEVTEITPDSVVVNGKPYPLKTKPAMMKSGDSQLLVLPHKDMWTETVVKVGDQVEKRQLLAKGVTRIYFQANVWIFAGIVILLGSIWGIGKAAVYKHIPDYFPNQVGVVGGMVGVLGGLGGFLCPIAFGYLLEGTGLWTSCWMFMFLISAACLIWMHRVVAKMTKRPVGFESKYADASRVLPGDRLAPLFEWSNKFVIGNEDMDAQHRRLVELINKLDEVIQRGRPLKEFKAVFEDLDQYIQIHFAAEENLMERIAFPKLTSHRQSHAEFMREISQFKKRLSKSEPTAMDELLDFLKTWLTGHIMVRDKEYVTHSNHRDGLRP from the coding sequence ATGCTTGAAAAACCGACCTCAGTTTCCCACCGAGTTTTAATCGTAAATACTATAGCCTTCACCATTTGTTTTGCGGCCTGGATGCTCAATGGTGTTTTGGTCACATTCCTAGCCTCCAATCAGGTTTACCCGTGGGGCCCGGTTGAAATCGGGTGGCTCATGGGAATCCCGGTTTTGACAGGGGCAATTTTTCGCCTTCCGGCTGGGATCCTGACGGACAAGTTTGGCGGCAAGCCGGTCTTTGCATCACTTTTGTTTATGACGTCCATTCCCTTGTTTCTGCTTTCGAAGGCGGACAGCTTTTGGACCTTTGCCCTTTGCAGTTTTGGATTTGGGCTAACTGGGGTGGGTTTTTCGATTGGAATCGCCTTCACTTCGGTTTGGTATCCCAAGAAAAATCAGGGTACGGCGTTAGGGATATTTGGAGCCGGAAACGCCGGCGCGGCAATTACCACTTTGTTCGGGCCGACACTGCTTAATCGATTGACCGATAACGGTGCCAACCTTGATGGATGGAGACAGCTCCCTGTGATCTACGCCGCGGCGATGATCCTGATGGGAGTGATTTTTGTCATTCTGGCCGTCAACCGCAAGCCAGAGGTGAAGGCTAAGTCGGTGGGTGAGCTGTTGGCTCCGCTCAAAGAAATTCGTGTTTGGCGTTTCGGCCTATATTATTTTTTAGTCTTTGGATGCTTCGTGGCCTTTTCCCAGTGGTTGGTGCCCTATTTTGTAAATGTGTATTTTATGTCTTTGGTGACGGCCGGCATTTTGGCCTCACTGTTCAGTTTTCCTTCAGGGGTGATTCGTGCCCTCGGTGGCTGGATGTCCGACAAGTGGGGCCCACGGGTCGTTATGTATTGGGTCTTGGGAACCTCGGTGGTTTGCAGTTTCCTGTTGATCGTGCCCAAAATGGAAATTTACTCGCCTGGTCGGGGGGTGATGGCTCGCGAGGCGGGAGAGGTCACTGAGATCACCCCAGATTCAGTGGTGGTGAACGGCAAACCCTATCCGCTGAAGACCAAGCCGGCAATGATGAAGAGTGGCGATAGCCAGCTCCTTGTACTGCCTCACAAAGATATGTGGACAGAGACCGTCGTTAAGGTGGGAGATCAGGTTGAAAAGCGGCAGCTTTTGGCCAAAGGGGTTACGCGGATTTATTTTCAGGCCAACGTGTGGATTTTTGCCGGCATTGTCATTCTTTTGGGAAGCATTTGGGGAATTGGCAAGGCGGCTGTTTACAAACATATTCCCGATTATTTTCCCAATCAAGTCGGCGTTGTCGGTGGAATGGTTGGTGTCTTAGGTGGTCTGGGAGGATTCCTTTGCCCAATCGCATTTGGATATTTGCTAGAGGGCACGGGGCTGTGGACCAGTTGCTGGATGTTCATGTTCTTGATATCGGCCGCCTGCTTGATCTGGATGCATCGGGTGGTTGCCAAGATGACTAAACGACCAGTCGGCTTTGAGTCCAAGTATGCAGACGCGAGCAGGGTGTTGCCAGGGGATAGATTGGCTCCTTTGTTTGAGTGGTCGAATAAGTTTGTCATAGGCAATGAGGATATGGACGCTCAACATCGACGACTAGTGGAACTCATTAACAAGTTGGACGAGGTGATCCAGAGAGGGCGTCCTCTTAAGGAGTTTAAGGCAGTTTTTGAGGACCTGGATCAATACATTCAGATTCATTTTGCGGCGGAAGAAAACCTTATGGAGAGGATTGCTTTTCCCAAGCTGACCTCCCACCGGCAGTCGCACGCGGAGTTCATGCGCGAGATTTCTCAATTCAAAAAGCGGCTCAGCAAGAGCGAGCCGACCGCCATGGATGAGCTATTGGATTTTCTGAAGACCTGGCTGACCGGCCATATTATGGTGAGAGACAAGGAGTATGTGACTCACTCCAATCATAGGGACGGTCTCCGCCCCTAG
- a CDS encoding radical SAM protein, giving the protein MAVDRSDPGWPGAFCLFPWVEQSFDIHGNLHLCNRSTTIYGDKGEQITVERPGDLLNIWNGSAMKKVRLQMLAGTLPKACGRCIDMEDDGRESKRLGYLRHYPSWAPSIEKLLAATADDGHVEILPVSHELRASNLCNAKCVTCSPEFSSALVKDHQALKECSPEAYSLVRRTYQAAESPMYNWAQNAGVYQYLKENLSQVRLLYFSGGEPLMIPANTELVEACIASGDAEHLTLVYDSNVLLVDDHWLGRWEHFEKVEVRISLDGIGERFDYIRYPGPFSKFERAVDLLANWQNSRARVTLQTTASLLNVLDLTDIITWYRNKFRSNAQLERRFFFKSVRDPAVLSLFNVPESMMVTAIDRLESLLEEIWAEMPKNSMTDSIEALVRMLKYYQKNHHRNPSSLKEAVVFLEGLDRIHKTNWKATFPEFAGSIL; this is encoded by the coding sequence ATGGCAGTTGATCGAAGTGATCCAGGCTGGCCTGGTGCCTTTTGCCTTTTTCCTTGGGTGGAGCAGAGTTTTGATATCCATGGCAATCTTCATCTCTGCAATCGATCCACGACCATTTACGGCGATAAGGGCGAGCAGATCACTGTCGAGAGGCCAGGGGATTTGTTGAACATCTGGAATGGGTCGGCGATGAAAAAGGTTCGACTTCAGATGTTGGCGGGAACTCTACCCAAAGCCTGTGGTCGCTGTATTGATATGGAGGATGATGGCCGGGAGTCAAAAAGGCTGGGGTACCTTCGTCATTATCCGTCGTGGGCGCCAAGTATTGAGAAGCTTTTAGCGGCGACAGCCGATGACGGCCATGTTGAAATTCTCCCGGTGAGCCATGAGTTACGTGCCAGCAACCTGTGCAATGCAAAGTGCGTGACCTGCTCGCCGGAATTCTCATCCGCTCTTGTCAAGGACCACCAGGCTCTCAAGGAATGTTCTCCGGAGGCTTACTCATTGGTTCGACGAACCTATCAAGCTGCCGAAAGCCCAATGTACAACTGGGCGCAGAACGCGGGTGTTTATCAGTACCTTAAGGAAAATTTGTCCCAGGTACGTCTTCTCTATTTTTCTGGTGGTGAGCCTTTAATGATCCCTGCCAATACCGAGCTGGTTGAAGCCTGCATTGCCTCTGGAGATGCTGAACATCTTACTCTCGTCTACGACAGCAACGTGCTGCTGGTTGATGACCACTGGTTGGGGCGCTGGGAGCACTTTGAAAAAGTTGAGGTCCGGATTTCTCTGGATGGCATTGGTGAAAGGTTTGATTATATCCGTTATCCGGGCCCGTTTTCGAAGTTTGAAAGGGCGGTGGATTTACTGGCCAATTGGCAAAACTCTCGTGCTCGGGTCACTCTCCAGACCACGGCATCATTGCTCAATGTTCTGGATCTGACGGATATCATTACCTGGTATCGAAATAAGTTTCGTTCGAATGCCCAATTGGAAAGAAGATTTTTCTTTAAATCAGTCAGAGATCCGGCTGTACTCTCTCTCTTCAATGTTCCCGAATCGATGATGGTGACAGCTATCGATCGATTGGAATCTCTTCTTGAGGAGATATGGGCAGAAATGCCCAAGAACTCCATGACTGACAGTATTGAGGCTCTGGTCAGAATGTTGAAATACTATCAAAAAAATCACCATAGGAACCCGAGTAGTCTGAAGGAGGCTGTCGTTTTCCTAGAGGGACTTGACCGGATTCACAAAACAAACTGGAAGGCCACATTTCCAGAGTTTGCTGGCTCTATTTTATAA
- a CDS encoding TIGR02147 family protein gives MNEFVRRPIISEFEDPVEYLREMLEYRRQAEPSFSVSRASQPLRRVSSTLVSLILRGRRRITLDRTDEFAQLMDLSSSEKFYFKNWIENKETHPSPPHESSDGGVHRQRKNVSTSLLNDWINVYVKDLFQLPKIRENPDLIFQQLATVASISRIEKSLKFLLREGYLRRTMNGRIELETNLAVADPRVPSSKIRRFHKGALKLAQLAIDLFPPSERLANTLTIPLNDESYAELMKIIDQFAENLKDFAAKNEQEGDRLYQLILNVSPVGGKLK, from the coding sequence ATGAATGAGTTCGTTAGGCGCCCCATAATCAGTGAGTTTGAAGATCCGGTGGAGTACCTCAGGGAGATGCTAGAGTATCGCCGACAGGCTGAGCCGAGCTTCTCCGTGTCAAGGGCCTCTCAACCACTGCGACGGGTGTCTTCCACCTTGGTATCACTGATTCTTCGGGGCAGAAGGCGCATCACACTTGATCGAACCGATGAGTTTGCCCAGTTGATGGACCTGAGTTCTTCAGAGAAGTTTTATTTTAAGAATTGGATTGAAAACAAGGAGACCCATCCGTCCCCCCCACATGAAAGTTCGGATGGTGGAGTCCACCGGCAACGCAAGAATGTGAGCACCAGCCTTCTCAATGATTGGATCAATGTTTATGTGAAGGACTTATTCCAGTTGCCGAAGATTCGTGAAAACCCGGATTTGATTTTTCAGCAGCTGGCGACGGTGGCTTCCATTTCTCGAATTGAAAAGTCCTTAAAATTTCTTCTGCGTGAAGGATACTTGCGGCGGACGATGAACGGCAGAATTGAATTGGAAACAAATCTGGCGGTTGCCGACCCGCGAGTCCCTAGTTCCAAGATCCGCCGTTTCCATAAGGGCGCTTTAAAGCTCGCCCAATTGGCAATTGACCTGTTTCCCCCTTCGGAAAGGCTCGCCAACACCTTAACCATACCATTGAATGACGAGTCCTATGCCGAACTGATGAAGATCATTGATCAGTTCGCTGAAAATCTCAAAGACTTTGCCGCCAAGAATGAGCAAGAGGGGGATCGTTTGTATCAATTGATTTTGAATGTGAGTCCTGTTGGAGGAAAACTAAAGTGA